TACAGGCACAGGTGATGGTATATTTCGTCTGCGAAAGCTAACCCAGTTGAACATTCAAGATAACTTGCTATCAGGGGCGCTCAGCGAACAATTCGGTAAACTCATTAACCTTGTTCGTTTGGATATCTCAACTAATGGGTTTTCAGGAACTATCCCAAATGTTTTCCACAGCCTTGGAAGATTACGGAATTTTGTAGCTCATTCAAATCGTTTTGGTGGTCAGATACCCCCTTCTTTGTCGAGTTCATCGACTATCTCCTTGCTTAATTTGAGAAACAATTCGTTGCAGGGCACAATTGATCTTAATTGTTCAGCAATGACTAGTTTGACCTGGCTTGATCTTAGTTCCAATCGGTTTGATGGGCCTATTCCCTCCAATCTTCCCTCTTGTCGACATTTGAGTAATGTCAATCTTTCCCGTAACAAATTCACTGGCGGAATACCAGATAGCTTCAAGAGTTTCCATGGCCTCTCTTACCTCTCACTGTCAAATTGCAGCCTTCCCAATATTTCTTCTGCCCTTCAAATTTTACAGCAGTGTCCAAACCTGACCACTTTGGTTCTCACCTTGAACTTCCGTGGCGAACAATTTCCTGCTGATCCAACCCTTCAGTTTGAAAAGCTGAAGGTTCTTATTATTGCAAACTGTAGGCTCACAGGTGTAATACCCCAATGGTTGAGTACTAGCAGCAGATTGCAGTTGTTGGATATATCGTGGAACCATTTGGAAGGAACAATTCCAGTCTGGTTTGGCAATTTTAGCAGTCTTTTCTACTTGGACATGTCTAATAATTCCTTTACGGGGGAAATCCCGAGAAGCTTAACTGGACTCCCGAGCCTCATTAATGGGAGGATCTCCATTGAGGAACCTTCCTATGATTTCCCTCTTTTCATGAAGTCGAATGTGAGTGCACGTGGGTTGCAGTACAATCAAGTTTGGAGCTTTCGGCCTACATTGGACTTTAGCAACAACAATCTCAGTGGACCAATCTGGCCGGACTTCAGGAAGCTGAGGTTGCTTCATGTTTTGGATTTGAAGTACAACAGATTATCAGGACCGATTCCGAGTAGTTTATCGGAGATGGTGAGCTTGGAGACCCTGGATTTGTCTCATAACGAGCTTTCGGGGATAATCCCACCTTCGTTGGTTAAGCTTAGCTTCCTGTCCAAGTTTAGTGTTGCAGACAATGAATTGTATGGGGTGACCCCTACAGGAGGTCAATTTTCGACCTTctcaagttcaagttttgaaggGAACAATCTTTGCGGCTACGATGCTGCGCCTTGTCCATCCGGACGGGATGATCCTCTGGGAACATGGTTCGGCAAATCAAGCAAGGATTATACCGGAGTTATTGCTGGAGTGTGTGTCGGATTCGTATTTGGAATAGCATGTTTCATTGGAATAGATAGGTATGTCTGGACTTTTTAAGGAGAGTACATCCTTCTTTTTTATGTTACATCGTTCtgttttatgttttcttttgtATGCTCGTTTCAGATTGTAATCTTATTTGGTAAGtaatatgaaaatatattttctcaATAAGAACCTCCATGGAAGCGACGACTGAAGAAGCCTTTGAGCCTGCCAAAAGCATAAAGTGGTCCAAACCCAAATCAACAATGGCAGAGGTGTACCGAGAAACCCATTCTCTTGAACATGAGCTACCCAGAAACCTTCAGAACCTAGAACCAAAGATACAAATTTTCCATTTAATATGAATTTTTTTCAGCATTTTGAAACCAAATAGGGAACTCAGAACccggaatttaatttttttcgattaattttgtattttcaaATCCCAGAGAGGGATGGAGTGAGTGTTGCCTTTGCACTACTAACATCGTAGCTAAACCCTAGTCATTTTCACAAGCGATTTTCCTAAAAactgtttaaaaataaataaattagggccAAGTCTTCTCTAATTTCTATGGAACAGGTTTATGTAGTTGATCTTTCGTGTCCGTTTGAAAGTCATTCGGAGAGGAACAGAATCACTCATAGATTGGGTTTAGGATTTTAAGTGACTTTTCGAAAAGAACGTGGAAGGAGTTCTTCCATAAATTTGCGTTTGGCGTGCTTCTCCCTGTAAGTGAATATGCTCCTTCCAAACAAAATTCCTTTGGTTTGGTAAAGAATCCGTAAATTTCGGTGATTAGTGATTTTAATAGTCCATGATTTATAAGATTAAAGTCAACAAGATCTAGTCCACACACTAATTCAAATTTGAAGTTGGTGAAagaaaacattttatttttgcgaaaaaaaaatgaaaactatggtttttgtttaaaataaatagtattaaaaacttttcgttaaaattaaaaaaaaaaaagcgtgTTTGACTATCACTgtcttttattaatattattgtCCTTCTTCCTGCTAATTAattggttctctctctctctctctctctctctctctctctagactcTTGTGGGTGTGTTGAGAACTTGCCTGCGTGTTGCAAAAAAAGCGTGTTTGACTATCACTgtcttttattaatattattgttCTTCTTCCTGCTAATTAattggttctctctctctctctctctctctctctctctctctctctctctagactcTTGTGGGTGTGTTGAGAACTTGCCTGCGTGTTGCTGCGATATGGATGCTCAGGATTTCTGGGTGGTGATTGTTATTGGCTTTTGCTTCCAAGCTCAAATCTTGAGCTCTCAGAACTTTACATGCAATCCAAATGATGTGAAAGCATTGGAGGATTTCACGTCAAGTTTAAAAACTGTGATCGACGGGTGGGGAAGCAGTTTCTCATCTGATTGCTGCAAATGGGAAGGTATCACTTGCAACTCTTCATTCTCTCTCGGAATTGGATTGAACAATTCAATCGATACCTTTCGAGTGGTTAAGTTGGAGCTTCCAAGTAAAAGACTAGCAGGCAATCTCTCTGCATCTTTAGGCACCTTGGACCAGCTTAGAACCCTTAATCTCTCTCAAAATTACCTCATAGGCACGCTTCCAACTGCACTCTTCCGTTTGCGAAATTTACAACTCTTAGACTTGAGCTTTAATGATTTTTCCGGCCCCATTCCTTTCGGTATTGATTTACCTTCAATCAAGTTCCTTGACATTTCTCAAAACCTTTTGAATGGTTCCCTTCCTGGCAGCATCTGTGACAACAATTCTACTCAACTTCGGGTACTCAACGTGGCTGCTAACTACTTCTCTGGCAATCTTCCACCAGATTTTGGCAATTGTACTTCCTTGGAGGACCTTGACCTGAGTACAAATTATCTTACAGGCACAGGTGACGGTATATCCAAAGGTTTATTTCGCCTGCGAAAGCTAACCCAATTGAGCATTCAAGACAACAACCTAGCCGGGCCACTCAGCGAAGAATTCGGTAACCTCATTAACCTTGTCCGTTTGGATATCTCAAGTAATGGGTTTGCAGGAACAATCCCAGATGTTTTCTACAGCCTAGAGAAATTACAGTATTTTACTATTTTGTAGCTCATTCGAATAGGTTTGGTGGTCAGATACCCCCTTCCTTGTCGAGTTCGTCGACTCTTTCTTTGCTTAATTTGAGAAACAATTCATTGCAGGGCTCAATCGCTCTAAATTGTTCAGCAATGATTAGTTTGACCTCTCTTGATCTCGGTTCGAATCAGTTTGATGGGCCTATTCCCTCCAATCTTCCCTCTTGTCGGCATTTGAGTGATGTCAATCTTGCCCGTAACAACTTCACTGGTGAAATACCAGAAAACTTCAAGAATTTCCATAGCCTCTCTTACCTCTCGCTGTCAAATTGCAGCCTTTCCAATATCTCTTCCGCCCTTCAAATTTTACAGCAGTGTCATAACCTGACTACTTTGGTTCTCACCTTGAACTTCCACGGTGAACAATTTCCCGCTGATCCAACCCTTCATTTTGAAAAGTTGAAGGTTTTGATCATTGCATATTGCAGGCTCACGGGTTCAATCCCCCAATGGTTGAGTACTAGCAGCAGATTGCAGTTGTTGGATATATCATGGAACCAATTGGAAGGAACAATTCCAGTCTGGTTTGGCAATTTTAGCAGTCTCTTCTACTTGGACATATCTAACAATTCTCTCAGCGGGGAAATCCCAAGAAGCTTAACTGGACTATGGAGCTTCATTAATGGGAGGAGCTCAACTGAAGAACCTTCCCCTGATTTCCCTCTTTTCGTGTGGAGGGTGAGTGGACGAGGCTTGCAATACAATCGGGTATGGAGCTTTCGGCCTACATTGGACTTTAGCAATAACAATCTCAGTGGAGCAATCTGGCCAGACTTTAGTAAGCTGAGGTTGCTTCATGTTTTGGATTTGAAGTACAACAGATTATCAGGACCAATTCCGACTAGTTTATCTGAGATGGTGAGCTTGGAGACTCTGGATTTGTCTCATAACGAGCTTTCGGGGATAATCCCGCCTTCGTTGGTTGACCTTAGCTTCTTGTCCAAGTTTAGTGTTGCGTACAATGAATTGTATGGGGTGATCCCTACAGGAGGTCAATTTTTGACCTTCTCAAGTTCAAGCTTTGAAGGGAACAGTCTTTGCGGCTACGATGCTTCCCCTTGTCCTTCCGGAGAGGATGGTCCTCTGGGAACATGGTACGGCAAATCAAACAAGGATTCTACCGGAGTTATTGCCGGAGTGGGTGTCGGATTCATATTTGGAATAGCATGTTTCGTTGGAATAGATAGGTACGTCTGGACTTTTTAAGAAGagtacattctttttttttctttttttttttacgctcATAACGTAATGTATAAACAGTAGTATTACTTAAAAAAGAGTGTTTTGTTCGTGAAGTGAGAGAAATTACTGCCCCAGATTACCTGTATGTAGCAACACTCGCACATAAATGATGAGAGGTGCTTTATATATGCATTTGTATGTAAGAACTTATCTTAAGAGATATGGGTGGATGCCATTTAAtgtaacaataaaaaaagaggATATATTGTAAGTGATGCGGATTGAAAAATACTTGGCCAGGAGCGTGTGCTGAGGAGCTCCTCAGTCCCTCCCTTTATATGTGCTTGATTGGGTTAAATGAACTATTTAATAAgtttgagaaggaaaaaaataatgaaCACACGTCTCTTTGTGAGTCTATGATGTTACATTATTAACAGATGATGTCGTTGGCAATATATTAGTGTCATAAGTTTATATTAGTGTCATAAGTTGTTCTCCAAATTTTAACTTAGAGTATCATAAAGTTCGACTGTTGAACCAAATAACAGCTACctataaaataaaaacccaccTAAAAGCTCTACCCCTGCATTCAGCCCTGACCCACCCAAAACTTTAGTtgcgcgtttactaatccgtaatcagattgaagggaattgaattgagggagaattgaattgaggaggaattggattgaggtGGAATCAAAATCAGAttcctgttgaagttgtttactgaAACTGTATGGAATTGAAGTGCAAATGAtgcatattttatattattgttTACCAATTCACATGAATCGGAATCAAAAGCAGTttgattactaaaatacccttgTACAAAACAgatataaattttatttaactaattaataatacaattattttgtatataaaaaaactaataCAATTATTTATCCTTAAAAACCCTTTAATTACCATATAAGAAGcctttaataatataattattttgtatatatcACACTAATACAATTATTTATCCTAAAACATTCTTTATTTACCATATAAAAATCCCCCACAGATGCCAATTCTGTGAACGCCTtcgattaaaaacaaaaaaattaacgcAGCCCTCCCCCTCTATAAATCCCCATCTCCTTCCATTCTGATTCTTCCTCTTCTCTTCTGAttattctttcttcttcttctgattCTTCTTGTTCCAAATAACTAATTAATtccaaatatttatttatttatttattatattggtcctctgtctctgtctctgtcttaTGTCTGGTTCTTCACTGGGTTTTGATTTGAATGGGTGTTGTGCTACCAGAGATGAGGGAAGGAGATTAAGAGGGTGTTGTGCCACCGGAGACGAGGGAAAGAGATAAGGAAGGCGCTGGGTGCTGTGTAACCAGAGACAAAGGAAGGAGATAAGGAAGGCGCTGGGTGCTGTGCTACCGTAGACAAGGGAAGGAGATAAGGGTATATTGGGTAGAAAAATCTGATTCCGGGTTGAGCTTTCTTCCGGAATCCAAATACCACATATTGGTTGGTAGTTCAATTCCATGCAAATCAGGGATCTGATTCCCTATTTTTAGTGGATCCCACATAAATTTCATTCCCCTAATGTTAATAAACACATGAATCACTTGGAATAAATGCAATTCCTTTTCCTCTCACTCCATTCCCCTTACGTAAACACATCCTAGAGTCTTGGGTCATATACCTTTGGGCCGACATGAGACTACCTCTACCGATCTTAATAGCGGTCCTCACTCTGCTTTCTAAGTTACGATTTTTCTCTAGTCGACATGCCTATTTACACATTTATATACACATGAGTAAAATGGACGAACAACATGAATCCTTTAATTTACGTTACAACCGGGTGAAAGAAACCCGAATTGCAAAACTCGAAAAGCTGAAGACCCGATTAACGTCACTCCTTTGCTGTCTCTGGCGTCTGTCTCCTCCACTCCTCTTGTGCAATTTTTCCTTTTCGAGAagtaatatttttattgtttattttccCTCCACCCTGTCGAATTTCCTACTTTTTAATCGAACAAAGGGTTTGCCGTGGCTGTGTGGAGCACTACGAGAATGTCAGAAAATGCAATTT
The nucleotide sequence above comes from Malus sylvestris chromosome 16, drMalSylv7.2, whole genome shotgun sequence. Encoded proteins:
- the LOC126607647 gene encoding phytosulfokine receptor 1-like, giving the protein MISLTSLDLGSNQFDGPIPSNLPSCRHLSDVNLARNNFTGEIPENFKNFHSLSYLSLSNCSLSNISSALQILQQCHNLTTLVLTLNFHGEQFPADPTLHFEKLKVLIIAYCRLTGSIPQWLSTSSRLQLLDISWNQLEGTIPVWFGNFSSLFYLDISNNSLSGEIPRSLTGLWSFINGRSSTEEPSPDFPLFVWRVSGRGLQYNRVWSFRPTLDFSNNNLSGAIWPDFSKLRLLHVLDLKYNRLSGPIPTSLSEMVSLETLDLSHNELSGIIPPSLVDLSFLSKFSVAYNELYGVIPTGGQFLTFSSSSFEGNSLCGYDASPCPSGEDGPLGTWYGKSNKDSTGVIAGVGVGFIFGIACFVGIDRDEGRRLRGCCATGDEGKR